The following proteins are encoded in a genomic region of Pseudodesulfovibrio mercurii:
- a CDS encoding AsmA family protein, which produces MNKTLKISLIVVGALAALFVTACIVLVLVVDPNDYKVQISQAVKDRTGRELKFEGDIGFNFFPWLGLKVGPMALGNAPGFAPDEMVRINRAEASIRLLPLLSGDVAVGTVVLDGLTLNLARNKQGATNWDDLAKGGEAGKAEAETATGSESPAESGSAPSLSVEGVEITGANIVYDDRQAGTRTTVNDLSLIIGAVGDKIRFPFELKFRLKLDSPKVDTRPVLIGFARFDQEAGSIEVDDMEFSLLNLKLTGLLFAKSKADDTSFSAELKLAPASVRELMKQLGLTPPETADPKVLENLSADLKVNGSDTQATLESLTVKLDQTLLTAEGAVKNFKKPAVTLNANVDDIDADRYLPPKSESADSKQAAPAAQATQAPAAEPDLSALKDLDLKARLTVGKLKVMNLTITDILAAITAKNGLVTADPVSLNLYDGAYTAKGTLNANQAVAGWTETGQLKNVQAGPLLKDLTGKQRLSGTTNAQYDLKGAGLTPDNIKKSVTGTASFAFTDGAIHGVNVAKMLRDGWSRLKGQAVSGDEPAKTDFAELLGSATLTNGHIVNKDLLMKSPLLRVTGQGWADLPKNTTDYTATVTVVGTLEGQDGKSIEDLKGLPLPVNVKGSLDDPSISLDLKAMGEALFKGTFKEGAKGIEKTLKQDLLGGSKTSGSTGTTTDTKTTDKPVNPLKKLFQ; this is translated from the coding sequence ATGAACAAGACCCTCAAGATCAGCCTGATCGTCGTCGGGGCCCTGGCGGCCCTGTTCGTGACCGCCTGCATCGTCCTGGTGCTGGTCGTCGATCCCAACGACTACAAGGTCCAGATATCCCAGGCGGTCAAGGATCGCACCGGCCGTGAGCTGAAATTCGAAGGCGACATCGGCTTCAACTTCTTCCCCTGGCTCGGGCTCAAGGTCGGGCCCATGGCGCTCGGCAACGCGCCGGGCTTCGCACCCGACGAGATGGTCCGCATCAACCGCGCCGAGGCCTCCATCCGGCTCCTGCCCCTGCTCTCGGGGGACGTGGCCGTGGGCACCGTGGTCCTGGACGGCCTGACCCTGAACCTGGCCAGGAACAAACAGGGCGCGACCAACTGGGACGACCTGGCCAAGGGCGGCGAGGCGGGCAAGGCCGAGGCCGAGACCGCCACAGGCTCCGAATCCCCCGCCGAGTCCGGCTCCGCCCCGTCCCTGTCCGTCGAGGGCGTGGAGATCACCGGGGCCAACATCGTCTACGACGACCGCCAGGCGGGCACCAGGACCACCGTCAACGACCTCAGCCTGATCATCGGCGCGGTCGGCGACAAGATCCGCTTCCCCTTCGAACTCAAGTTCCGTCTCAAGCTCGACAGTCCCAAGGTGGACACCCGCCCGGTCCTGATCGGCTTCGCCCGGTTCGACCAGGAGGCGGGCAGCATAGAGGTGGACGACATGGAGTTCTCCCTGCTCAACCTCAAGCTGACCGGCCTGCTCTTCGCCAAGAGCAAGGCCGACGACACCTCGTTCTCCGCCGAACTCAAGCTGGCCCCGGCCTCGGTTCGCGAGCTCATGAAACAGCTCGGCCTGACCCCGCCCGAAACGGCCGACCCCAAGGTCCTGGAGAACCTGTCCGCCGACCTCAAGGTCAACGGTTCCGACACGCAGGCCACCCTGGAGTCCCTGACCGTCAAGCTGGACCAGACCCTGCTCACGGCCGAGGGCGCAGTCAAAAACTTCAAGAAGCCCGCCGTGACCCTCAACGCCAACGTGGACGACATCGACGCGGACCGCTACCTGCCGCCCAAGTCCGAATCCGCCGACTCGAAGCAGGCCGCACCCGCCGCCCAGGCCACGCAGGCCCCGGCCGCCGAGCCCGACCTGAGCGCGCTCAAGGACCTGGACCTCAAGGCCCGGCTGACCGTGGGCAAGCTCAAGGTCATGAACCTGACCATCACCGATATCCTGGCCGCGATCACCGCGAAGAACGGGCTGGTCACGGCCGACCCGGTCTCCCTGAACCTCTATGACGGCGCCTACACGGCCAAGGGCACCCTCAACGCCAACCAGGCCGTGGCGGGCTGGACCGAAACAGGCCAGCTCAAGAACGTCCAGGCCGGGCCGCTGCTCAAGGACCTGACCGGCAAGCAGCGGCTGAGCGGCACGACCAACGCCCAGTACGACCTCAAGGGCGCGGGCCTGACCCCGGACAACATCAAGAAGTCCGTGACCGGCACCGCCTCCTTCGCCTTCACCGACGGGGCCATCCACGGCGTGAACGTGGCCAAGATGCTCCGCGACGGCTGGAGCCGCCTCAAGGGCCAGGCCGTGAGCGGCGACGAACCGGCCAAGACCGACTTCGCCGAGCTGCTCGGCTCCGCCACCCTGACCAACGGGCACATCGTCAACAAGGACCTGCTCATGAAGTCCCCGCTGCTGCGCGTCACCGGCCAGGGCTGGGCCGACCTGCCCAAGAACACCACGGACTACACGGCCACGGTCACCGTGGTCGGCACCCTGGAGGGCCAGGACGGCAAGTCCATCGAGGATCTCAAGGGGCTTCCCCTGCCCGTCAACGTCAAGGGCAGCCTGGACGACCCGTCCATCTCCCTGGACCTCAAGGCCATGGGCGAGGCCCTGTTCAAGGGTACGTTCAAGGAGGGCGCCAAGGGCATCGAGAAGACCCTCAAGCAGGACCTCCTGGGCGGCTCCAAGACCTCCGGCTCCACCGGCACCACCACCGACACCAAGACCACGGACAAGCCCGTGAACCCGCTCAAGAAGCTGTTCCAGTAA
- a CDS encoding DUF4197 domain-containing protein has protein sequence MSVKYNAAPLLTLLLVLSCLLTAAPASAGWGDALKAAGDAGAKAAGLSVTPSQIETAFRELLSMGADSAVESLSQDGGFSKLAATSLSLPDSYQKVAETVAPNLLANLNSAAEAAVPAVGELFQKTIKSMEFANPTGLLSGKSDAVTSYFEESARSDLAKNAAPLIQAALEKAGAGSAVSAVQQLSSLTGTAFDPVDYLTDKTLDSMFLYMAQTEKGVRSGDITATSELLQKVF, from the coding sequence ATGTCCGTCAAATACAATGCCGCCCCCCTGCTCACCCTGCTGCTCGTGCTTTCCTGCCTCCTGACCGCCGCGCCCGCCTCGGCCGGATGGGGCGACGCCCTCAAGGCGGCCGGAGACGCCGGGGCCAAGGCCGCGGGGTTGTCCGTGACCCCGTCCCAGATCGAGACCGCCTTCCGCGAACTGCTCTCCATGGGCGCGGATTCCGCCGTGGAATCCCTGTCCCAGGACGGCGGCTTCTCCAAGCTGGCGGCCACGTCCCTGTCCCTGCCGGACAGTTACCAGAAGGTTGCCGAGACCGTGGCCCCGAACCTGCTGGCCAACCTGAACTCCGCGGCCGAGGCGGCCGTCCCGGCCGTGGGCGAGCTCTTCCAGAAGACCATCAAGAGCATGGAGTTCGCCAACCCCACCGGCCTGCTCTCGGGCAAGAGCGACGCCGTGACCAGCTATTTCGAGGAGAGCGCCCGGTCCGATCTGGCCAAAAACGCGGCCCCGCTGATCCAGGCCGCCCTGGAAAAGGCCGGGGCCGGCAGCGCGGTCAGCGCCGTGCAGCAGCTCTCCTCCCTGACCGGCACCGCCTTCGACCCGGTGGACTACCTGACCGACAAGACCCTGGACTCCATGTTCCTGTACATGGCCCAGACCGAAAAGGGCGTTCGCTCGGGCGACATCACGGCCACCAGCGAACTTCTGCAAAAAGTCTTCTAG
- a CDS encoding DUF1786 domain-containing protein, producing MTTTLCLDIGSGTQDVLLHYPDREIENCPKFVIPSPALQIGRRMEPLRMAKKPVWLHGSNMGGGVTRFVNAHLKAGLKVAASESAAYTMADDLTRVTGMGIELTDTCPDGYVPVRFTDFDEAWWRRFLDAAELPWPDRIAACAQDHGFHPGKSNRLGRFKLWQTLLHDGEGRPEALVYQTPPTMLTRLKDLQRDIGGGPVADTGAAAVLGALYVDEIERLSFTRGITLVNIGNSHLIAFLLFNGRIHGVYEQHTGCVNGEKLWADLAAFRCGCLSFEQVFDEKGHGCLCLDLPAAAEGFTPTFVIGPRRGMLNGYDVEFPSPGGDMMLAGCFGLLKGLAMQE from the coding sequence GTGACAACCACACTCTGCCTCGACATCGGCAGCGGCACCCAGGACGTGCTGCTCCACTACCCGGACAGGGAGATCGAGAACTGTCCCAAATTCGTCATCCCCTCCCCGGCCCTGCAGATCGGCCGCCGCATGGAGCCCCTGCGCATGGCCAAAAAGCCCGTCTGGCTGCACGGCAGCAACATGGGCGGCGGCGTGACCCGCTTCGTCAACGCCCACCTCAAGGCCGGGCTCAAGGTGGCCGCCTCCGAGAGCGCCGCCTACACCATGGCCGACGACCTGACGCGCGTCACCGGCATGGGCATCGAGCTGACCGACACCTGCCCGGACGGCTACGTCCCGGTGCGCTTCACCGACTTCGACGAGGCCTGGTGGCGCCGCTTCCTGGACGCCGCCGAACTGCCCTGGCCCGACCGCATCGCGGCCTGCGCCCAGGACCACGGCTTCCACCCCGGCAAGTCCAACCGCCTGGGCCGGTTCAAGCTGTGGCAGACCCTGCTCCACGACGGCGAAGGCCGCCCCGAGGCCCTGGTCTACCAGACCCCGCCCACCATGCTTACCCGGCTCAAGGACCTGCAACGTGACATCGGCGGCGGGCCCGTGGCCGACACCGGCGCGGCCGCCGTGCTCGGCGCGCTCTACGTGGACGAGATCGAACGCCTGAGCTTTACGCGCGGCATCACCCTGGTCAACATCGGCAACTCGCACCTGATCGCCTTCCTGCTCTTCAACGGGCGCATCCACGGGGTCTACGAACAGCACACCGGCTGCGTGAACGGCGAGAAGCTGTGGGCCGACCTGGCCGCGTTCCGCTGCGGCTGCCTGTCCTTCGAGCAGGTCTTCGACGAGAAGGGGCACGGCTGCCTATGCCTGGACCTGCCCGCCGCGGCCGAGGGTTTCACGCCCACCTTCGTCATCGGCCCGCGCCGGGGCATGCTCAATGGGTACGACGTGGAATTCCCCTCACCGGGCGGCGACATGATGCTGGCCGGCTGCTTCGGCCTGCTCAAGGGTCTGGCCATGCAGGAATAA
- a CDS encoding esterase/lipase family protein, with product MPVKVFCYVLLGLALFTLLRYGIFLLSNALAGRLGLIREETGGLGAAVARGVVTAMAADVVALPSILFLALPERAASRTGTPVLMVHGLYHNRTAWLVMARRLRRAGFRNLHTYGYNSFTRDFDHALAGLKDRLDAILGDAPDGGVILIGHSLGGLLCRCAAGDPRFRDRVAALVTLGSPHGGSELAWLGGNRMARGLIPGRDITEAVAEAPDPDCPKLAVYTMADDYVIPLDLLRTGRPGWRERVCAPMGHVWMLYSPEVADMVIDFLRPLRDAGTDEG from the coding sequence ATGCCCGTCAAAGTCTTCTGCTACGTCCTCCTGGGCCTGGCCCTGTTCACCCTGCTGCGCTACGGCATCTTCCTGCTTTCCAACGCCCTGGCCGGGCGGCTCGGGCTCATCCGCGAGGAGACCGGCGGCCTGGGCGCGGCCGTGGCGCGCGGCGTGGTCACGGCCATGGCCGCCGACGTGGTCGCCCTGCCGAGCATCCTCTTCCTGGCCCTGCCCGAGCGGGCCGCCTCGCGCACGGGCACGCCCGTGCTCATGGTCCACGGCCTGTACCACAACCGCACGGCCTGGCTGGTCATGGCCCGCAGGCTGCGCCGGGCCGGGTTCCGCAACCTGCACACCTACGGCTACAACAGCTTCACCAGGGACTTCGACCACGCCCTGGCCGGGCTCAAGGACAGGCTGGACGCGATCCTGGGCGACGCCCCGGACGGCGGGGTCATCCTCATCGGTCACAGCCTGGGCGGGCTGCTCTGCCGCTGCGCCGCTGGCGACCCCCGGTTCCGCGACCGGGTGGCCGCGCTGGTCACCCTGGGCTCGCCCCACGGGGGCAGCGAGCTGGCCTGGCTGGGCGGCAACCGCATGGCCCGGGGGCTCATTCCGGGCCGGGACATCACCGAGGCCGTGGCCGAAGCCCCGGACCCGGACTGCCCCAAGCTGGCGGTCTACACCATGGCCGACGACTACGTCATCCCGCTCGACCTTCTGCGCACCGGTCGGCCCGGCTGGCGGGAGCGCGTCTGCGCCCCCATGGGCCACGTCTGGATGCTCTACTCCCCGGAGGTGGCCGACATGGTCATCGACTTCCTGCGCCCGCTCAGGGACGCGGGAACAGACGAGGGCTAG